The genomic interval GAAGTCGGTTTAGTTTCAGATCCATTTGACTTGACCCAAACTAAGCTAAATTTAAGATTTAAGCTAAAGGTTCTCttttagttaaattaaattttattttaaaaattaaaatatttaccTAAATATAGAATATagtaaattataaaatattaagatAAAAGTAATCTCACCCCTAAATATGAACaacattttatttataattttaaaattctctccTTCATTTTGAGACGAGAtctaattaaatataaatttagtcTAATTCTATTAATTTAGATTCGGTAATGTTGAGTTTAGATGACTacctaattttataaaaaaatttgatcGTCTGTCAAAATAAATGACGACCTAGAAATTCAATTCCTTATGAATCTAAACTTGGTCCCATTTGGTCCAATTATAGTGACTTGATCAAGTGACTCTCTTGATATATAAAGGGTCTCCGGGATCATGGTGTTATGATAGAATATTTAGGGGATGTTGGTTGATGGGTTTGAGAATGAgaaaatggaatgatagtaaaagatagtgtttggattgtgggtttgagaATGATATTTTgagaatgattactagatttatgggaatcaaccaaacccatataacttgatgagtttcattttcattcctattcctattccaccctactatcaaatcTATAcacatagtcattcccatcatttaaccaaacgtccCTTTAAGTTGTTTCTCAGATACCCACGATTCAAACCCTAACTACGATATATTTACaggaatttttccttcaaataagAGACGTGATCAAAAGATGCTGTGTTTTTGGGTTGGTCGTCACGTgtgcttcctgatttaccctgATGATCGATAGAAAAATTTTATGGAATCGAATCGATCATATTCAGACTCGACGTTACTTAgtctgattaattatttttttttctcttgataTATAAAGGATATATATCATTGCTTAGGGACGTCACTTATTAGCTTTAATTTTGTTATCAAGATACAAACGGCTTACCTAAATAgggcttatttatttaattttctcgtcCAGTTTAATGGTCAAATGGGCTTGCTATTAAACCTTGGGCACGGCAATTTCTGTGATCTGAGATAGATCTGCTCTCTGAGACAAATTAATTCTTACTCCTTAAATTCTACTCAACCCCCGCACCAGCATCCTCCTCCAACAACTGATGGGTCCCGTCTCTGTATGACCGATGAAAAAGCAGGTACATCAGAAGCATGAGAAAAAAACAATTCTGCGAAGAAGCACGTCGTAGATGCTTTGCTTATAATGATCATTAACTCCGACAATTATAGATATTAAATGAATTCACAGAAACATATATCGAAGTGGAGAAGACAGAACGTGCATCATTTTTGGCTGCAATCGCATCTCTCACAGGCGAAAACTCACAAATTTGCAAGATCTTCTCCGAGCATTACCCAAAAGAATCCTTTTTGGAGCACTTTTTGGGTTCAGAGTCCAAATCTGAGGTCTCGCGAGGTTGGGAGGAGGGAGAACTGAGAGGGTGAGAAGGAGAAGAGTGATGAGTTGGAGGagcagaggaggaggagagaCCGTGTCTAAAAGATGGACCTTTTTGCTTTGCCTTGGCAGCTTCTTCACTGGCCTCCTCTTCACCAACAGGTAGTTTTCTTCTTCCTGCGTTTGATTTCAGTGGATTTTAACTTTGTGCTTGCTTTTTAGATGGAGGGATATGAGCAGTGGTTTTGATTTTTAAGAGATTGTTTGGATGAGAAAGTTGAAGTGGGTGGAAATAAATTAGGATTTGAGAATCTTAAATAAGGGGTTTCGGTTTTTGCCCCTTTCTCTTTATCCTCGAAAAGGGATATTATTTCTTCTGTTTCAATCAGTTGTTATAGTCAATGTTTCTGAAACTTGATGCTGTGATGCATCTGTTTGAGATAGATTGTGAGCTCTATTCGGCAAGAAGACAATAAGAACAGGAGTAGTTTGATGGCGTGTTAAAGATTGATTAAGCCACCTTAGCTTCTAAAGCTTAAGCTGCTGTTTATATATAGGTTTAATAAGCATAGATCATGATCTAATACTTGAATGTTGGCCAAATTCTTCTGACAGTAAAGAGTAAGTGGCCGTGAAACAATTTGTTTACCTAAAAGTGACATGTAGCTTGAGTTACGGCATTGTTGATTTGTTTCTCATTGCTGTTTTGTATCTCGATGACAGAATGTGGACAATGCCCGAAGTGAAAGAGAGCGATATAATTCGAACTAACAGTGCCAGTGTACCAAACAAAGAGCTCATAGCCGAGCGATATTTTTCACAAATGGTAATTTCTCAACATTCTTTCATTGTTCACCAAAGAGTTGCTTTGACTGTTCAAGTGACTTCCTAGGTCTTATTTTATTCCACTGTGTTTCAAggataatttttgaattaatagtGAAGATATTGTTACTCTTGCCAAACTCTATAAcatttcatgaaaaaaaaatcctttcctGTCTTGAATGCTCTATCATTCTTTTCAGATGGATCAGAAGGAAGAAGCGAGAACAATTCTAGGGGAAGGTTCATCAACTGTCGATGACCTTCAGTAAGCAAGCTTATGCCATTGTTATTACATCGCATCCATGCATTTCATAGATGATCGACATCTTTAATTAAGTATCTTTCAACTTGACAAGAATTTGGGAAATCATGGGTACAGATTGATAAATAAAGCAGTTTCAAACTTAGAGATGGAACTAGCGGCAGCAAGGACAACACAAGAATCTATACTTAGAGGTTATCCAATACGACAAGAAGTTAAGGTTATTAAAACAATAAGACACAAGTATTTTATGGTTATTGGAATCAATACTGCATTTAACAGTCGAAAACGAAGAGATTCAATTCGTGCTACGTGGATGCCACAAGGTTTGCAAATATATCTAATTCCCTTCTACTTCAGACAACTGAATCCTTTTGATAATTGATCGGATTTGAAGCATGGTGTAGGTGACAAAAGAAAGAAGctagaagaagaaaaggggatcGTGATTTGCTTTGTTATCGGTCATGGGTGAGCACCCTCCAAACTCATTATAAACTAGTAGACCAACAAACGTTCTTCTGTCAGCCCTTTATCCAGGAACTTTTTCTTCGTTGTGGAGTAAATTTCCTCAGTAGTATCATGTTAGTGTGCAAGAGAGGGAATTAAATGTCATTAATATTCTTACTAATATTGTATAAAACAAATCATTTCAATATATTTGAAGTATTATGTTACAAAAAGAAGAATTGTATTTGTCACAAGTTGATTGCTTTGCTGTAGTGCTACTTCAGGTGGAATTTTGAATCGAGCTATCGATGCTGAAGAAAAAAAACATGGTGATTTCTTGAGACTGGTAAGATTGCTTTCTTTGTCTTATGCTATCATTCCACATACAATTTATATCATCAAAAGGAAAATTGAGAATCAGgaccttgcttgtgtatttctTTGCAGGATCATGTTGAAGGATACCTTGAGTTATCTGCCAAAACAAAATCTTACTTTGCAACTGCTTTTTCTTTGTGGGACGCAGAATTTTACGTCAAGGTTGATGATGATGTACATGTGAACATAGGTAAATTTGCTTTGAATAATCTCTGATAGTTCAAGATTAACTCGTAAGTATCTGCATATGTACAAAAGATCTATATTAGGTGAAATGTAAaattgttgggatatgcccgatgcggtgCGTGCttaaaacacgtttcgtaaacatgtaCAACGGAAAACTTaacaataaataaactaatttattacatcacacacaccacagaCATGCAAGATAATCACATAAGGGCATCAACCTTTTTCGACGTTATCGAACCTCACttctattcgtatccatgccaagctcttcaagacaactccaagaTGACAAGCTTCGCCTCCGGAAGGTACTAGCCACAAGAGAAGGAGAAggttcaagaaaaagaagaagaagcaaaaggaagatcttctgcCTTTGGGTGactcacgacaacaagaggagaCCCTTTTATTGTGGTCAGcggcaagagagagggagagggcgagagaggtattgggtttagGTTTCCAAAACCTAATCAAACTAATAATGAATTGTttgttaattctctcttaactatatcaatatatagtcatttttaatgagttggattaaaaaatccaaatccaacccattatgtcttaacaaaaaaattagcccattaaccacttggtttagttcacaactaaatcaagttggttcatagctaaaccaaattggttcatgactaaaccaaataagatccaactctttcataagagatgtggcccatcTGCACTTCCGTtccgacaaatattttcatatttgtcttatgtatgatccaatcaaatatttatctcttgatttgaGAATCCTATTCgctaacttattttacgtcttttagagactcatagtgcgtgtgacccaatgggttcccggtttatcttggtcacccataattaactacttaattatggaatggTCATGAGTgttacctagtagtacatcatgatctccaattaaccggaaaatcacagttgattttagaactaattctaaacccttcaacagCCAGGGAGTCGTGCCTCGTTCTTTTCATTCGTCTTATACTtatttggttcaggacatggtctatgtgtgtatccccactaggctgactacgtcacacctagcccaagtaatacttcctcattctgcggattcaaattactcgtacatgtatacaagagtcatatactcttaacatgtgatgttttggccaaaaactttgagtaataatcctaatgagtggccAAAGAGTATACATCTCCTTGCAAGGAGCgttgaatcctctgtgggctattaaaacaccttcgggcacttcgacttatacccaatcatcttgggtCCACACCTCCATGAGATGTTcgcttaagatgtcaaaatataagtctccatgaccaagatgacttgtatacctcaagtcgaaggaaacttgcacttgagCTGCATAAAGAATTTCACTGATATATTCATATATGTACAGAACTATATGAAATCTTATAGTTATTCACTCCAATGAATtgattaccataactagcatccacgtttaactctgatatcccaatgtctccagctagtgaatAACAGCTGCTTGGTCGaacaaggagtataacccgtatTAGTCGtacagaattgatgatatccAAATGtatcaattcgatgactaggaaaattccaatacgttcataattacacatgtagagataatcacaagttgtgatccaatcacaaattctctcatgctatgaattgtattgcggacatttagtaaatgagtttaagactattcaaatatataatatgcactcaaatagtgagtCTATATTTATCAGATAAATAGTAAAACTAGAAGGTGATTGCCTTAGgctatccctcaaaatctaacactcccacttgacCTAATGCTTATCGCCACGGTGTCCTAAACCGTAAGCATGGatgtgactctcaaacttactttgtAGTACggtctttgtcaaaggatccgtTAGGTTCCTTTCAGTAGGAATTTTTTCGAGtagtatttctttcctactaataatctccctgatcagatgatagCGGTGAAGTATATGTTTGGATCGCTGATGAAATCTAGGTTCCTTTGCTTGTGCAATGACTCTAATGTTGTCACAGTAAACAAGTAATGTTTCAACAGTGGATGGAACCACACAAAGTTCGGTAACGAACTTCTTGATCAAAActgcttcctttgctgcttccgAAGCTGCAATGTATTCTGTTTAATAGGTAGAATCTGTAACAGTGTCTTGCTTGGAACTCTTCCAAATAACTGCGCcttcatttaatatgaatatgaatccagaccgtgacttggagtcatccttgccCGTCTGGAAACTGGCATCATTATACCCGtgtatgatcatatcaccattTCCGTATACTAAGAATATATCCTTAGtttttctcaagtacttaaggattgtCTTGACAGTCGTCTaatgatccattcctggatctgactggtatatgcttGTAATACTCAGAGCATACGATACATCGAGCCTTgtacataacatacatgatagattctattgcggacgcataaggtatcttatcaaTGCAAATCCTCTCGTCTTTTGTGCGTGGGCATATAAACTTCGAAAGgtgaattccatgcctcataggtatgaaacatTTTTTGGATTCAGACATGTTAAAGCGTTTTAGCACTCTGTTTATATATATCGACTGTGAAAGACTAAGTAACCTTTTCGGTCTGTCTCTACAGATCTTTATCCTTAGGATTAAGTTgtttctcccatgtctttcat from Zingiber officinale cultivar Zhangliang chromosome 6B, Zo_v1.1, whole genome shotgun sequence carries:
- the LOC121992227 gene encoding probable beta-1,3-galactosyltransferase 2 produces the protein MSWRSRGGGETVSKRWTFLLCLGSFFTGLLFTNRMWTMPEVKESDIIRTNSASVPNKELIAERYFSQMMDQKEEARTILGEGSSTVDDLQLINKAVSNLEMELAAARTTQESILRGYPIRQEVKVIKTIRHKYFMVIGINTAFNSRKRRDSIRATWMPQGDKRKKLEEEKGIVICFVIGHGATSGGILNRAIDAEEKKHGDFLRLDHVEGYLELSAKTKSYFATAFSLWDAEFYVKVDDDVHVNIATLGHTLVKHRMKPRVYIGCMKCGPVLAKKGVRYYEPENWKFGGDGNKYFRHATGQLYAISNELAAYISINQHILHKYVNEDVSLGSWFIGLDVEHIDDRKLCCGTPPDCEWKAQAGNTCVASFDWSCSGICDSVDRIKEVHQRCSENSSAIWNAVF